Proteins encoded in a region of the Lolium rigidum isolate FL_2022 unplaced genomic scaffold, APGP_CSIRO_Lrig_0.1 contig_34417_1, whole genome shotgun sequence genome:
- the LOC124681146 gene encoding protein FAR1-RELATED SEQUENCE 5-like isoform X1: protein MQFEREGAIGVGVGDGQGEGRVDEPTRCLRCGISANATPHMRRGPEGRRTLCNACGIAWAKGKMRKVIDSDEPIDDVAIARLVPEIGMEFDNEDKAYEFYNRYAGHIGFSVRKSSSDKSSDNITRSRTFVCSREGFRKDKKGAKEVKRPRPETRIGCRARMTIKITLDGKYRIAEFVADHNHQPAPPSTMHMLRSQRVLTELQTTEAESSEDSTTPSSFPGGSLVQQAGTFRNVNFLPADYRSSLHSKRMKNMQPGDAGGVVKYLQSMQLNNPSFFHAVQLDADDKLTNIFWADSKSRIDLSYFGDVVCLDTTYKIDAHDRPLTLFLGVNHHKQVSIFGAALLYDESVESFKWLFDTFKIATDGKQPKTILTDQSMAASVAIRAAWPGTVYCLCPWQMYQNTVKQLNHIFQGSKTFAKDLSRCFYDYEEEESFLLGWRTMVEKYDLRNNEWLHKLFEDRDKWASAYNQHVFTADIKSSLQSENVSNVLKKYLSPQFDLLSFFKHYERVLDEHRYAELQADFHASQSFPRIPPSKMLRQAANMYTPVVFEIFRREFEMFVDSVIYSCGEFGTASDYRVAVTDKPGEHYVRFESSDLSVVCSCKKFESMGIQCCHVLKVLDFRNIKELPRKYLMRRWKKDAKSADTGNQESLTDGAVQTPGSSLNVPVPIVDQQQQHLNNHHEHAASVSSIHHQAPHGGTQRNQGYAPLAAMNQQPYMGSFTLNHETGF from the exons ATGCAGTTCGAGCGCGAGGGGGCTATTGGTGTTGGTGTCGGCGATGGCCAAGGGGAAGGCAGGGTCGACGAGCCTACCAG GTGCCTACGCTGTGGCATCAGCGCAAATGCGACACCTCATATGCGTCGTGGACCAGAGGGAAGGAGGACTTTGTGCAATGCGTGTGGGATAGCATGGGCAAAG GGGAAAATGAGAAAAGTTATTGATTCTGATGAACCCATAGATGATGTCGCTATTGCAAGACTGGTGCCGGAAATTGGCATGGAATTTGACAATGAGGACAAAGCATATGAGTTCTACAACAGGTATGCTGGGCACATAGGCTTTAGTGTTCGTAAGAGTTCATCGGACAAATCGTCTGACAACATCACAAGGTCAAGAACCTTTGTATGCTCAAGAGAAGGTTTCCGCAAGGACAAGAAAGGAGCTAAAGAAGTCAAAAGGCCACGGCCAGAAACAAGAATAGGATGCCGTGCACGGATGACAATTAAGATTACACTGGATGGTAAATATCGTATTGCTGAATTTGTAGCAGACCATAACCATCAGCCAGCACCTCCGTCAACCATGCATATGCTGAGATCTCAGAGGGTACTTACTGAGTTACAAACAACTGAAGCAGAATCCTCAGAGGATTCCACAACACCGTCAAGCTTCCCTGGTGGCTCTTTGGTGCAGCAGGCAGGCACTTTTAGAAATGTTAATTTCCTTCCTGCAGATTACAGGAGTTCCCTTCACTCAAAGCGTATGAAAAATATGCAACCTGGTGACGCAGGAGGTGTTGTGAAGTATCTGCAGAGCATGCAGTTGAACAATCCTTCTTTCTTTCATGCTGTCCAACTTGATGCGGATGACAAGCTGACCAACATTTTCTGGGCTGATTCCAAATCGAGAATTGACTTGAGCTACTTCGGTGATGTGGTTTGTTTGGACACAACCTACAAGATAGATGCACATGACAGGCCATTAACTCTCTTCCTTGGAGTGAATCACCATAAGCAAGTTTCCATATTTGGTGCTGCTTTGCTTTATGATGAATCAGTAGAGTCCTTCAAGTGGTTGTTTGACACATTCAAGATTGCTACAGATGGAAAGCAACCAAAAACAATCTTGACTGATCAATCAATGGCAGCAAGTGTTGCCATTAGAGCGGCATGGCCTGGTACAGTTTACTGTCTTTGTCCATGGCAAATGTACCAGAACACTGTCAAACAACTTAATCACATCTTCCAAGGTTCTAAGACATTTGCAAAGGATCTCAGCAGATGTTTTTATGACTATGAGGAAGAAGAGAGCTTCTTACTAGGATGGAGAACTATGGTAGAGAAGTATGATCTAAGAAACAATGAGTGGCTTCATAAATTATTCGAAGATCGAGATAAATGGGCATCTGCATACAATCAACATGTATTCACTGCAGATATAAAAAGTTCATTGCAGTCAGAAAATGTCAGTAATGTGTTGAAAAAGTACTTGAGTCCACAATTTGATCTGTTGTCTTTCTTCAAGCACTACGAAAGAGTGCTGGATGAGCACCGGTATGCAGAGCTACAAGCCGATTTTCATGCAAGCCAGAGCTTCCCTAGAATACCTCCCTCGAAAATGCTAAGACAAGCTGCCAACATGTACACACCAGTGGTTTTTGAAATATTTCGCAGAGAGTTTGAGATGTTTGTGGATTCAGTGATTTACAGTTGTGGGGAGTTTGGAACTGCATCTGATTATAGAGTAGCAGTAACAGATAAACCTGGGGAACACTATGTTAGGTTTGAATCCAGTGACTTATCTGTTGTCTGTAGCTGTAAAAAGTTTGAGTCAATGGGTATCCAGTGTTGCCATGTGTTGAAAGTCCTTGATTTCAGAAATATAAAGGAGTTGCCACGAAAATATTTGATGAGAAGATGGAAGAAGGATGCCAAGTCTGCAGATACAGGAAATCAAGAATCCTTGACTGATGGAGCTGTGCAAACTCCAGGCTCTTCTTTAAATGTTCCAGTGCCAATTGTAGATCAGCAACAACAGCATTTAAATAATCACCATGAACAT GCTGCTTCTGTATCTAGCATCCATCACCAAGCTCCTCATGGAGGCACCCAGCGAAACCAG GGTTATGCCCCTTTAGCAGCGATGAATCAGCAGCCATATATGGGAAGTTTCACCCTAAATCATGAAACAGGTTTTTAA
- the LOC124681146 gene encoding protein FAR1-RELATED SEQUENCE 5-like isoform X2: MRRGPEGRRTLCNACGIAWAKGKMRKVIDSDEPIDDVAIARLVPEIGMEFDNEDKAYEFYNRYAGHIGFSVRKSSSDKSSDNITRSRTFVCSREGFRKDKKGAKEVKRPRPETRIGCRARMTIKITLDGKYRIAEFVADHNHQPAPPSTMHMLRSQRVLTELQTTEAESSEDSTTPSSFPGGSLVQQAGTFRNVNFLPADYRSSLHSKRMKNMQPGDAGGVVKYLQSMQLNNPSFFHAVQLDADDKLTNIFWADSKSRIDLSYFGDVVCLDTTYKIDAHDRPLTLFLGVNHHKQVSIFGAALLYDESVESFKWLFDTFKIATDGKQPKTILTDQSMAASVAIRAAWPGTVYCLCPWQMYQNTVKQLNHIFQGSKTFAKDLSRCFYDYEEEESFLLGWRTMVEKYDLRNNEWLHKLFEDRDKWASAYNQHVFTADIKSSLQSENVSNVLKKYLSPQFDLLSFFKHYERVLDEHRYAELQADFHASQSFPRIPPSKMLRQAANMYTPVVFEIFRREFEMFVDSVIYSCGEFGTASDYRVAVTDKPGEHYVRFESSDLSVVCSCKKFESMGIQCCHVLKVLDFRNIKELPRKYLMRRWKKDAKSADTGNQESLTDGAVQTPGSSLNVPVPIVDQQQQHLNNHHEHAASVSSIHHQAPHGGTQRNQGYAPLAAMNQQPYMGSFTLNHETGF, translated from the exons ATGCGTCGTGGACCAGAGGGAAGGAGGACTTTGTGCAATGCGTGTGGGATAGCATGGGCAAAG GGGAAAATGAGAAAAGTTATTGATTCTGATGAACCCATAGATGATGTCGCTATTGCAAGACTGGTGCCGGAAATTGGCATGGAATTTGACAATGAGGACAAAGCATATGAGTTCTACAACAGGTATGCTGGGCACATAGGCTTTAGTGTTCGTAAGAGTTCATCGGACAAATCGTCTGACAACATCACAAGGTCAAGAACCTTTGTATGCTCAAGAGAAGGTTTCCGCAAGGACAAGAAAGGAGCTAAAGAAGTCAAAAGGCCACGGCCAGAAACAAGAATAGGATGCCGTGCACGGATGACAATTAAGATTACACTGGATGGTAAATATCGTATTGCTGAATTTGTAGCAGACCATAACCATCAGCCAGCACCTCCGTCAACCATGCATATGCTGAGATCTCAGAGGGTACTTACTGAGTTACAAACAACTGAAGCAGAATCCTCAGAGGATTCCACAACACCGTCAAGCTTCCCTGGTGGCTCTTTGGTGCAGCAGGCAGGCACTTTTAGAAATGTTAATTTCCTTCCTGCAGATTACAGGAGTTCCCTTCACTCAAAGCGTATGAAAAATATGCAACCTGGTGACGCAGGAGGTGTTGTGAAGTATCTGCAGAGCATGCAGTTGAACAATCCTTCTTTCTTTCATGCTGTCCAACTTGATGCGGATGACAAGCTGACCAACATTTTCTGGGCTGATTCCAAATCGAGAATTGACTTGAGCTACTTCGGTGATGTGGTTTGTTTGGACACAACCTACAAGATAGATGCACATGACAGGCCATTAACTCTCTTCCTTGGAGTGAATCACCATAAGCAAGTTTCCATATTTGGTGCTGCTTTGCTTTATGATGAATCAGTAGAGTCCTTCAAGTGGTTGTTTGACACATTCAAGATTGCTACAGATGGAAAGCAACCAAAAACAATCTTGACTGATCAATCAATGGCAGCAAGTGTTGCCATTAGAGCGGCATGGCCTGGTACAGTTTACTGTCTTTGTCCATGGCAAATGTACCAGAACACTGTCAAACAACTTAATCACATCTTCCAAGGTTCTAAGACATTTGCAAAGGATCTCAGCAGATGTTTTTATGACTATGAGGAAGAAGAGAGCTTCTTACTAGGATGGAGAACTATGGTAGAGAAGTATGATCTAAGAAACAATGAGTGGCTTCATAAATTATTCGAAGATCGAGATAAATGGGCATCTGCATACAATCAACATGTATTCACTGCAGATATAAAAAGTTCATTGCAGTCAGAAAATGTCAGTAATGTGTTGAAAAAGTACTTGAGTCCACAATTTGATCTGTTGTCTTTCTTCAAGCACTACGAAAGAGTGCTGGATGAGCACCGGTATGCAGAGCTACAAGCCGATTTTCATGCAAGCCAGAGCTTCCCTAGAATACCTCCCTCGAAAATGCTAAGACAAGCTGCCAACATGTACACACCAGTGGTTTTTGAAATATTTCGCAGAGAGTTTGAGATGTTTGTGGATTCAGTGATTTACAGTTGTGGGGAGTTTGGAACTGCATCTGATTATAGAGTAGCAGTAACAGATAAACCTGGGGAACACTATGTTAGGTTTGAATCCAGTGACTTATCTGTTGTCTGTAGCTGTAAAAAGTTTGAGTCAATGGGTATCCAGTGTTGCCATGTGTTGAAAGTCCTTGATTTCAGAAATATAAAGGAGTTGCCACGAAAATATTTGATGAGAAGATGGAAGAAGGATGCCAAGTCTGCAGATACAGGAAATCAAGAATCCTTGACTGATGGAGCTGTGCAAACTCCAGGCTCTTCTTTAAATGTTCCAGTGCCAATTGTAGATCAGCAACAACAGCATTTAAATAATCACCATGAACAT GCTGCTTCTGTATCTAGCATCCATCACCAAGCTCCTCATGGAGGCACCCAGCGAAACCAG GGTTATGCCCCTTTAGCAGCGATGAATCAGCAGCCATATATGGGAAGTTTCACCCTAAATCATGAAACAGGTTTTTAA
- the LOC124681143 gene encoding uncharacterized protein LOC124681143: protein MASLTPGILLKVLKNINSDVKVCGEHRSILLQVISIVPAITGSELWPDHGFFIKVSDSSHATYVSLSKEDNELILSNKLQLGQFIYVEKVQSSVPVPILVGVRAVPGRNPFIGNPKDLMQMSTPSGVLEALDHQRKDTKPTEMSESEKENSQRKVVIKEQKAGVASRYMLGISSNNGKFTSLNSSTDSEKSNGGSSVCDTNQKMGSSATKVKQEAKPQERPNIASPNNVKLASTKQEVNKDIRKNSGRPLGQNGSAVVKKQTPRDTKREPATEGSSPTKLYRSSPPTPLRTSPAKIRVPAKPNVTSNPVPSVPNIKRRVTETISWDSLPTSLIKSGKAVVRRKTIALIVAAEAQREATAAASLVKGLGIFAEMMNSAEEDPHGAVNKFFQLNRLIIQQNVFWKDNSPDSGKESRTEKEKSSRKVSATQNKVAGSGATKNPDDAYTSGKLEWAREDGFKEIRRSWIDLKKESNTWFLNFLEDALESGFKFECRTINNTRERVRGQSKGGDGQIAVRLSQLKETSNWLDQLQSEADKSADSLVETIERLRQKAYSCLLGTVETAASALESRNGYC from the exons ATGGCATCTCTTACTCCAGGGATACTGTTAAAGGTTCTAAAAAATATAAATTCTGATGTGAAAGTATGTGGAGAACACAGGTCGATTCTTCTCCAAGTTATTAGCATAGTTCCTGCCATTACTGGTTCAGAACTTTGGCCAGACCATGGTTTCTTCATAAAAGTTTCAGATTCGTCCcacgcaacatatgtttctttatCAAAGGAGGACAATGAACTCATCTTATCAAACAAACTGCAACTTGGACAGTTCATATATGTTGAAAAGGTTCAATCTAGTGTTCCCGTTCCAATTCTTGTTGGGGTCCGAGCAGTTCCAGGAAGGAACCCTTTCATTGGTAACCCAAAGGATTTGATGCAAATGTCAACCCCATCAGGGGTTTTGGAAGCATTGGATCATCAACGGAAAGATACAAAGCCAACTGAGATGTCTGAGAGTGAAAAAGAAAACTCTCAGAGGAAGGTAGTCATCAAAGAGCAGAAGGCTGGTGTTGCTTCCCGTTACATGCTTGGGATATCAAGCAACAATGGGAAATTTACCAGTCTAAACTCTAGCACTGACAGTGAAAAAAGTAATGGAGGAAGTAGTGTTTGTGATACCAATCAAAAGATGGGTTCTAGTGCTACAAAAGTGAAACAGGAGGCAAAACCTCAG GAACGACCAAATATTGCCTCTCCTAATAATGTCAAGTTAGcttccacaaagcaagaagtcaatAAAGATATACGCAAGAATAGTGGCAGGCCACTTGGTCAGAACGGATCTGCTGTAGTGAAGAAGCAAACACCACGGGACACAAAAAGGGAACCAGCAACTGAAGGAAGCTCGCCGACAAAACTTTATAGGAGTTCACCACCAACACCATTGAGAACTTCACCAGCGAAGATCCGTGTGCCAGCAAAGCCAAATGTTACCTCCAATCCAGTTCCCTCTGTGCCTAACATTAAAAGAAGAGTCACAGAAACCATCTCCTGGGATTCCCTCCCGACATCCCTAATCAAATCTGGAAAG GCTGTTGTCCGGAGGAAGACTATTGCTCTTATAGTAGCAGCTGAGGCTCAAAGGGAGGCTACTGCAGCTGCATCCCTTGTGAAAGGTCTTGG AATTTTTGCCGAGATGATGAATTCCGCCGAGGAGGATCCGCATGGTGCAGTGAATAAGTTTTTTCAGCTAAACCGGCTAATCATTCAGCAAAATGTTTTTTGGAAAGATAACTCACCAGATTCTGGCAAAGAATCCCGGACAGAGAAGGAAAAGTCATCAAGGAAAGTTTCTGCAACTCAGAATAAAGTTGCTGGATCCGGTGCAACAAAGAATCCTGATGATGCTTATACTAGTGGAAAGCTCGAATGGGCTAGAGAGGATGGTTTCAAGGAGATCCGCAGGTCGTGGATTGATCTAAAAAAGGAATCAAATACATGGTTTCTGAATTTCCTGGAAGATGCTCTTGAATCTGGATTCAAGTTTGAGTGCCGAACCATAAACAACACTAGAGAACGAGTGAGAGGACAATCCAAGGGTGGAGACGGGCAGATCGCAGTCCGGTTATCACAACTAAAGGAAACAAGTAACTGGCTAGATCAGCTGCAGAGTGAGGCCGATAAATCTGCCGATAGTTTGGTCGAAACCATTGAGAGGCTGAGGCAGAAGGCGTACTCGTGCCTACTTGGAACCGTCGAGACCGCAGCATCAGCTCTTGAAAGTAGGAACGGTTATTGCTGA